GCCCATAGGCTAGTCGCCATGGTCACACACCATAATTTTTCATGGTTAACCATGTTTGGCAATGAAAAACCATGATGGCATGGTTCTCCTGATGACAAGGTAGAAAGTCTTCAACATTTCCAGTGGATAGTACTGTAGACTAGTAATCTAATACAGATGTTGTCTTTTCCGTGCTCAAAAGATAAAAAGTCAGAAGATGGTGTTTAGAATCTGTATATGGATATCAGTGAAGTAACATTCTCCCTGtaacatagactgtaagatacatcatgttgatTAGCCCTCGGCAGCATGGTCCTATGTGACAGGTGTTTCACAGCCTGCCATGGTTTACCTTACAGACTGTGTGCAAGAGATGATTGcacttagtcctgcttgcagacagtgcATGGGTcaagattactgacatgaccctcaacaaCTGTCAGAATTGAGTCCTGAATGACTCTGGACTAGATTGCACAATATCATACAatctcaataaacgaactttgttcatttccactcccccctccccctaaactaGCCTtcacaaatgtgacattttcaaaccatacacattattaaaaGCCATGATATAATACTTGGAagattgtcttcaatacccttcggcatacacaaacacattatcTGGCAGTCATCAACCTCATGATCATTCAATATACGCTGAAGAACTTATTGCAGTGAATCCACAAGAATTTTGCAAATGCACTTGGGAATTTTGCaaataacaccaaagtaaagcgttttctgtatgtgttACAATCGCTTATaccatccatatcaagtgtaaaagtatactgtttcatttgctaattgaccacattagaaaggccacatgctaggcttgtaaataaaccaattgaaacagtatacttttacacttgctATGAATgttaaacaagtgtagcacatagagaaaaagtgctttacttcagtgttactcattgtagaTGACTGCTCCTGGGGTTAAagttggttcaaatcatgaggaAACCATTTCATGATCCCTCTCTTCTCGTGGCTGTGCTGCTCGGCATACagcttagggacgatagtcacgagtctggcagtgAGACTACCACCCCCCTGTGAACCccaatttgttttgtgaatcCCTCCCCCATTTTCTCCTCAGGCCCCTGctgtaaattctgctcgttctTTAAAAGCAGGTTGAACTTATtacatggttaatttgcatGATGTGGTAGTTGTCTTTGTGCAAAGTATCGTAATTTGGGCTAAAAAGGGAATTTAATATGAGACTAGTGGGGTCTCATAATTGTGCTTTATTTTGCACTCACTTCGTTCTTCTCTATGTTTTTCTGACAGTGCAAAGAATGCTTTCATCTGTTGACTGACTTCCATTACTTGTCCATCTTCGTTGTCACCTGAATCACTAACTTcttggttgtcatgacaatccatctcttcctcctcctcctcctcctcctcctcatcatcatcatagttTCTATGTTCCTCCTTTTGGAAATTGTGCACACGCCTATCATCGGATTGTCTTTCATCATAATTCTGATAATGATAAAAAGATTCAGCATCGAAGTTTGCTCCCCAGGCCATCgcgttgtcatggtaacagttGAATGGATGATGCTGGAGAGGAATGTGGGAAGGATAGACTGGTTGTTGCATCATGCTGACACTTGGAAACCAGTGATTGTAATACCAAGCACGTACATCGGAATAATGTTTCCAGTATCTACGGAAACAGGAATCCTGATGCCATGGTTGCCCAGGTGAGGAGGCTAATTGGTGATGATGATCAAATGTAGCTTCGTTTGTAGATGTGCTCCTCGAGGGTGTCGGTTCTTCGTTCCCCGTTATGACGTTCATCTTGTACAACGTATTATTTTTGTAAGTTACAACTCCCGGTAGCTGCGGTGTCTATGAGAGCGAATAGTAATTGGGGTTATTCAGATGGAGTTTATTTTACAGTGTAGACGAGTGGCGTTAGTTCTTACTCCAGGCAAATCATACCCCAAGATGATACCGTTGTGAAACAAAACGTAACGTACACGATCTGATCCGATGAGAGAGTTACAGCACCGCACCGGTGTCATTCAGCTGATAAAAATGAAGTACGCCACCAACGTCGAGTTTGGTAATCAGTACTTTTATTTGGTTCTGTCCATTAGTTTACGGGTGGGTACTACTACGATTTGTAGCTGATTTTTAGCGATTGTTGTAAATTATTCAACAATTTCACCTTCAATTGCTAAAtgctgtttttgaaatttcactTGGAAGTCACATTTTTCTAGTAGTATAGTTTGTCATCTCCAGACGCGTTTCTTGCATGGAGCTGACTGTGTGTTTACAACAGCGATAATCTTATCTGCCTGTCTCAATCTACTCACAAATTCAAATTGCAAGATGGCAGCCAAGTGGATTTGACTTACTCTGGGAATGATACACAGGTAAGACTCCAGTTAGCTTTCTCGATAAATTCGATTTGGTATAGTAGCTCTTGTATGGCATTGATCTGACATTATATCTAGGAAGTCATTCTCTCTGAGATGCACCCGCGGCATCGCATTTGAACATCGCATAGCAGCGTACATAGTTCGCTGATACTGTGATAGTAACACAACAGGCATACAGCGCTTCCAGACTCATATATTTAGAACCTTACGTACATTCGCCTATCcatgatttacaaaaaaaaaaaaaaaaaaattcccgCCAAAGTGACTCTATGTCATTTTCACTGACAGAATGGACACTGACTGCTAAAACATAGCTATTTCATGATTGAGCAATTTTACAACAAACCGCTACACTTTCTTTGCAGTTTGCAGTTCACAGCTCAAGTCTTGACAGTTGACTGCGACTTtgaatt
The genomic region above belongs to Glandiceps talaboti chromosome 8, keGlaTala1.1, whole genome shotgun sequence and contains:
- the LOC144439109 gene encoding gem-associated protein 8-like isoform X1, with the translated sequence MNVITGNEEPTPSRSTSTNEATFDHHHQLASSPGQPWHQDSCFRRYWKHYSDVRAWYYNHWFPSVSMMQQPVYPSHIPLQHHPFNCYHDNAMAWGANFDAESFYHYQNYDERQSDDRRVHNFQKEEHRNYDDDEEEEEEEEEEMDCHDNQEVSDSGDNEDGQVMEVSQQMKAFFALSEKHREERRKEIEVLKQKIFAGTEQDYINAEDIYKASASTSHLAPSEKPGERRRQEMKILYGNDAAMIHGMETAIQLQFDRNYDKKQPKLWPTIPLKL
- the LOC144439109 gene encoding gem-associated protein 8-like isoform X2, with amino-acid sequence MNVITGNEEPTPSRSTSTNEATFDHHHQLASSPGQPWHQDSCFRRYWKHYSDVRAWYYNHWFPSVSMMQQPVYPSHIPLQHHPFNCYHDNAMAWGANFDAESFYHYQNYDERQSDDRRVHNFQKEEHRNYDDDEEEEEEEEEEMDCHDNQEVSDSGDNEDGQVMEVSQQMKAFFALSEKHREERIYKASASTSHLAPSEKPGERRRQEMKILYGNDAAMIHGMETAIQLQFDRNYDKKQPKLWPTIPLKL